TTCGTACCAAGAACTTCTCTTGCTATTGTAGTTTTTCCCACATTTCCACTATTGTTTATAATTGCAATTTTCATATTACCTCCTTTTACTTGTAAGAGTCTGGTAAAAATTCGCTTATGTCTATGTCTTTGTTCATCATCTCTTCTATGTCTACATTTTTTTCCTCCTTTTTTTGGTTTTTGTTAGTAGATTCTATATCTTTTTTTTCAAATTTTGTTTTTTTTTCATCTTTTGGGCTTTGATTAGGAGTTGTAGAATTAGTTTCAAGTGTTTTTTTCCCTGCAACTGCGTTAGCAGTTGTGTTATTTGTTGTTGTATTTGAAATTGTCATTTTTTTGATGTGTCTTGAAAAAAAACTTTCAAAGGTTTTGAATTTTATGTTAGTTCCTAATTCTTGATTGATAATTTCTAATATTTCTTTTTTGTTTAATCCCTTTTGCCATAATAAAAAAATATCTTCGGCTAAATATCTTAACCCTTTGCTTTTTTTACCTTCCTTGATAAATTGCTTTGCCATTTCGTATTTTTTCTTTTCAAATTTTTCAATCAAGCTCATTTATTTTTCCTTTTTTTGTTTTTTACTATTATATCAAATTTTGAATGAAAAATGAATCAAATTCAGATGATTTATAAATGAATAATGAATGAAAAATAAAGTTTATTTGAATAAGTTATTAAAATCATTTATCTATCATTCATAAATCATTCAATATTCATTCGTATGTTTTTAAACACTTTTGCGCTATAATATTATATGTATTATAGCAAGCAGTCGCCTTGTATGACAAAAAATCGTAAGATTTTTTGTCAACGCTAACGCTTACAAGGCTCTTGCTTGCTCACCCCCAACCCCCTCAAGGGGGCTTAAAAAACACTGCTCTAACGAGCAAAAAGGGAAAAAAATGTTGAAGCCATCTGTCACATATGGTAAAGCTAAACAATATTTCTTACAAAAAGGCTTATATGATTATTGGATAAGTTACGCAAGGCGAGTTACAAGGAACAAGTTTGTAAAAGATTATCTATATAAAAGAGATAATGGAGTATGTCCTTATTGCAATAAAAAAGTTGATATTGATGAGGCTGTAGTTCACCATAAAGATTATATGAATGTTTGCATTTACCATAAAGATGATTATGTCTTAATTGATAATCCAACATCAAAACGACCAAGCAGGAAAGCGAAAATATCAAAGTGCCATTTATGCAAACAAGAAAATCAAGAGAAATTTTTAGATTGTATGAACAGGCTTACATTAATTCATCAAATTTGCAATAAAAGAATTTCAATGGAGTAAGAAAATGGAAAAAGAGACCCGTACCGAGCGGATAATTGCAAGGTTAACACCAAGTGAAAAAAAGCAATTTCAAAAAATCGTCAATGAATATGGCGTAAAAAATCTATCTGAATTTATCCGTAGCGTATTACTTACAGGTAGCTATAAAGTAACAAGCGAAGAATGCGAAAATCTCAGATCAAATTTGATTTATGAACTTAATAGGATTGGCAATAATTTAAACCAAATAGCCCGATATGCAAATATAGAAAAAGAACTTGATGTCAGAATATTAGAGGAACTATCAAAAATCAAAGAACTACTTGAAATGCTAACAGATTGATTTTTTTCCTAACGCTCCGATAGGATCGGTTAATAATAAAAAAAGGATTAAAGATGTTAGTAATTTTTGATAAGAAGCCAAGAAAAGGAGGAATAAAAGAGTATTTAGAACAAGGACAAAAAGGAGATAGAAACAAAAAAGATAAACGAGTGCCACTTTATGGAGATTTAAATGTAACCCAAAAAGCTTATCTGATGGCGAATAAAAAAGGTTACAA
The Nitratiruptor sp. YY08-10 DNA segment above includes these coding regions:
- a CDS encoding HNH endonuclease, producing MLKPSVTYGKAKQYFLQKGLYDYWISYARRVTRNKFVKDYLYKRDNGVCPYCNKKVDIDEAVVHHKDYMNVCIYHKDDYVLIDNPTSKRPSRKAKISKCHLCKQENQEKFLDCMNRLTLIHQICNKRISME
- the mobC gene encoding plasmid mobilization relaxosome protein MobC — encoded protein: MEKETRTERIIARLTPSEKKQFQKIVNEYGVKNLSEFIRSVLLTGSYKVTSEECENLRSNLIYELNRIGNNLNQIARYANIEKELDVRILEELSKIKELLEMLTD